A genomic segment from Aspergillus chevalieri M1 DNA, chromosome 7, nearly complete sequence encodes:
- the RPL37A gene encoding 60S ribosomal protein eL37 (COG:J;~EggNog:ENOG410PQSM;~InterPro:IPR001569,IPR018267,IPR011331,IPR011332;~PFAM:PF01907;~go_component: GO:0005840 - ribosome [Evidence IEA];~go_function: GO:0003735 - structural constituent of ribosome [Evidence IEA];~go_process: GO:0006412 - translation [Evidence IEA]) produces the protein MTKGTSSFGKRHNKTHTLCRRCGKRSFHIQKSTCANCGYPSAKTRKFNWGEKAKRRKTTGSGRTRHLKDVHQRFKNGFRVGVPKGARGPETAQ, from the exons ATGA CGAAGGGTACCTCCAGCTTCGGTAAGCGTCACAACAAGACGCACACCCTGTGCCGGCGTTGTG GAAAGCGCTCCTTCCACATCCAGAAGTCGACTTGTGCCAACTGCGGTTACCCCTCCGCTAAGACCCGCAAGT TCAACTGGGGTGAGAAGGCTAAGAGAAGAAAGACCACCGGCAGCGGCCGCACCCGCCACCTCAAGGATGTCCACCAGCGCTTCAAGAACGGCTTCCGTGTTGGTGTTCCCAAGGGCGCTCGTGGCCCCGAGACCGCTCAATAA
- the slu7 gene encoding mRNA splicing protein SLU7 (BUSCO:EOG09262NNS;~COG:A;~EggNog:ENOG410PI74;~InterPro:IPR021715,IPR039974;~PFAM:PF11708;~go_function: GO:0000386 - second spliceosomal transesterification activity [Evidence IEA];~go_function: GO:0030628 - pre-mRNA 3'-splice site binding [Evidence IEA];~go_process: GO:0000398 - mRNA splicing, via spliceosome [Evidence IEA]) translates to MSSRKPADVASKERNEYIPSFISKKPFYIDDETTANDYLEHQRLHKAEKSDITKWYDRGKRAGPAATKYRKGACENCGAMTHKTKECLSRPRKQGAKWTGKNIEADEVLQNVELGWDAKRDRWNGYDPTEYRQVVEEFEELENIKQSTKAERGEDEDDDEGKNEEARYAEESDMGRQQSTATRNLRIREDTAKYLLNLDLDSAKYDPKTRRMVDAGASEDDAAALVAEEDFVRSSGDAAEFERAQRYAWESQEQGKPQIHLQANPTSGEVMRKKTQAESEAKRQAQRKALLEKYGGEEHMAPTPLRDAMVVENEKFIEYDETGAIKGAPKKAAKSKYPEDVLNNNHTSVWGSWWHNFDWGYACCFSTVKNSYCTGEDGKKAFLEADSLLMLPGKKEAEGPSYDPEEGDGSRESRDMGNQNGRKDASSSGKKRTLMEIQSGISEEELESYKRSRLAADDPMAAFTGKDEVA, encoded by the coding sequence ATGTCATCGCGAAAGCCTGCGGATGTGGCGTCGAAGGAGCGCAACGAGTACATTCCTTCTTTCATCTCGAAGAAACCTTTCTATATCGACGATGAAACAACAGCCAACGACTACCTCGAACATCAGCGTCTACACAAGGCAGAGAAATCAGACATCACAAAATGGTACGACCGAGGCAAGCGCGCCGGCCCAGCCGCCACCAAGTACCGCAAAGGCGCCTGCGAGAACTGTGGCGCAATGACCCATAAGACGAAAGAATGCTTAAGTCGACCTCGGAAGCAAGGTGCGAAATGGACTGGAAAGAATATCGAGGCAGATGAAGTGTTGCAGAATGTAGAACTTGGGTGGGATGCGAAAAGAGACCGATGGAACGGCTATGACCCGACCGAATACCGTCAAGTTGTGGAGGAGTTCGAAGAATTAGAGAATATTAAACAAAGCACTAAAGCGGAGCGtggggaggatgaggatgatgacgaaggAAAGAATGAAGAAGCTCGTTATGCAGAGGAATCGGACATGGGACGACAGCAGAGCACAGCGACACGCAACCTACGTATTCGAGAAGACACCGCGAAGTACCTGCTGAACCTCGATCTCGACTCGGCCAAGTACGATCCGAAAACACGGCGAATGGTTGATGCGGGTGCCTCAGAGGATGATGCTGCGGCACTAGTTGCTGAGGAAGATTTCGTTCGCAGTTCGGGTGATGCCGCAGAGTTTGAGAGGGCGCAACGGTACGCTTGGGAGTCGCAAGAACAAGGAAAGCCGCAGATCCATCTCCAGGCAAACCCAACGTCGGGAGAGGTCATGCGCAAGAAGACGCAGGCGGAAAGCGAAGCCAAGCGCCAAGCACAACGCAAAGCTCTCCTGGAGAAGTATGGTGGCGAGGAACATATGGCGCCGACGCCACTACGAGACGCGATGGTCGTCGAGAATGAAAAGTTTATCGAGTACGATGAGACAGGTGCTATCAAGGGCGCACCTAAGAAGGCAGCCAAATCGAAGTATCCAGAAGATGttctcaacaacaaccacacgAGTGTCTGGGGaagttggtggcataattTCGACTGGGGCTACGCATGCTGTTTCTCGACCGTGAAGAACAGTTACTGTACGGGAgaggatgggaagaaggCATTCCTGGAAGCTGACAGTTTGTTGATGCTCCCAGGTAAAAAGGAAGCTGAAGGACCATCATATGACCCTGAAGAAGGCGATGGCTCTCGCGAATCCCGTGATATGGGTAACCAGAACGGGCGCAAGGATGCCTCCAGCtcaggaaagaagagaacacTGATGGAGATCCAATCTGGAATCAGTGAAGAGGAGCTCGAGTCATACAAGCGGAGCCGTCTCGCCGCTGATGACCCGATGGCTGCATTTACCGGGAAAGATGAGGTTGCATAG
- a CDS encoding uncharacterized protein (COG:S;~EggNog:ENOG410PPCY;~InterPro:IPR018627;~go_component: GO:0033588 - Elongator holoenzyme complex [Evidence IEA];~go_process: GO:0002098 - tRNA wobble uridine modification [Evidence IEA]) yields MPTQPPLPPLLTPYVSSLPQSSLTLLSSVLGATGNWLVLRYLYAALSASTNTTFGADGLDNGKKRKVVLVSFLRSWDFWRSEAKRLGLDLARLSDKGQFAFVDGLSELFYTPQTHTAAPIVLPAPAPFAAAGRPIPPRTALPVREPPGTSAPAPTPAVPGGCLNRVTTEAGPGPAKRLHLIGQGTSALDALEKDILDVVSQLKATGAENDSEEAEVLLIVDQPDLLLAATGPSKGIGATETGDWVMGLQQHSHATIVAVSADSPLIHNASEFVNHPATPLEKEHAAFAVGLAHRAQMVVQLRNLETGAARDVSGVLRASKGGAWSDDGSTDAETKWEEKEVLYFIQRDGSVNVFGRGE; encoded by the exons ATGCCCACACAACCCCCACTACCACCCCTCCTCACACCTTATGTATCCTCTCTCCCGCAATCCTCACTCACCCTCCTTTCTTCAGTCCTCGGCGCAACAGGGAACTGGCTGGTCCTAAGGTATCTCTACGCCGCGCTAAGCGCATCTACAAATACCACTTTCGGCGCAGACGGTCTCGACAATGGCAAGAAACGCAAGGTCGTGCTCGTGAGTTTCTTGCGGAGTTGGGACTTTTGGAGGTCTGAGGCGAAGAGATTG GGTCTGGATCTTGCGCGACTTTCAGACAAGGGCCAATTCGCGTTCGTGGATGGATTATCGGAGCTTTTTTACACCCCGCAGACGCACACAGCGGCGCCAATAGTACTACCAGCGCCAGCACCGTTCGCAGCAGCAGGCCGCCCTATTCCACCTCGGACGGCATTGCCTGTTCGCGAACCGCCTGGGACTTCTGCGCCTGCGCCTACTCCTGCAGTACCGGGTGGTTGTCTGAATAGAGTCACGACGGAAGCCGGACCTGGACCTGCGAAGCGACTGCACCTGATAGGCCAAGGGACTTCGGCGCTCGATGCATTAGAGAAGGATATCTTGGACGTGGTCAGCCAACTGAAGGCTACGGGGGCAGAGAACGATAGCGAGGAAGCGGAGGTGTTGCTGATCGTCGACCAACCCGACTTGCTACTTGCTGCTACGGGTCCAAGCAAAGGGATAGGAGCTACGGAAACGGGCGACTGGGTTATGGGACTACAACAG CACTCGCATGCGACGATCGTGGCTGTTTCTGCCGATTCGCCGCTGATACATAATGCATCCGAATTCGTCAATCACCCAGCGACTCCGCTGGAGAAGGAGCATGCCGCGTTCGCCGTGGGATTGGCGCATAGGGCTCAGATGGTCGTGCAGCTCCGGAACTTGGAAACCGGTGCCGCTCGGGATGTCAGTGGTGTGCTGAGGGCAAGCAAGGGTGGCGCTTGGAGTGACGATGGTAGCACTGATGCTGAAACCAAGTGGGAGGAGAAAGAAGTGTTGTACTTCATCCAGCGGGACGGAAGTGTAAATGTCTTCGGAAGGGGTGAATAG